Proteins from a single region of Starkeya sp. ORNL1:
- a CDS encoding basic amino acid/polyamine antiporter gives MTDSPANATKDKLSLPSLTAMVVGSMVGAGIFNLPGRFATATGPFGAIIAWLIAGTGMYMLARVFQALAEKRPDIDSGVFAYAKAGFGDYMGFLSAFGYWLGSCLGNVFYWVLIGSTLGRFFPDLFGDGSSITAIIVSLIGIWAFHFMILRGVEQATFINSVVTVAKIVPLIVAILAFIFFFNYSKFAENFFGGVGMPEKTLLAQVRDTMLITVFVFLGIEGASVYSRFAKKRSDVGKATILGFVGVTGLMVAVTLLPYATAPRAAISGVQNPSLAGALELVVGHWGAVLISIGVLVSVLGAYLAWSLICAEVLFAAAKSNDMPKLFAAQNGNRVPANALWLTNIVVSLFVISTYWSRDAFNFMLDMTSVTALLPYLLVAGYGILLARSGVGYETTPEQRGRDQIFAWIAAIYTVFMFIAAGPKYVLLVAVLFVPGTILYFWARREQNARIFTPAEVIVFAVTLIAGGVGAYGLLTGIITP, from the coding sequence GGTTTGCCACCGCCACCGGCCCGTTCGGCGCCATCATCGCCTGGCTGATCGCCGGCACCGGCATGTACATGCTGGCGCGCGTGTTCCAGGCGCTGGCTGAAAAGCGGCCGGACATCGATTCCGGCGTCTTCGCCTACGCCAAGGCCGGGTTCGGCGACTATATGGGGTTCCTCTCGGCCTTCGGTTACTGGCTGGGAAGCTGCCTCGGCAACGTGTTCTACTGGGTGCTGATCGGCTCGACGCTCGGGCGCTTCTTCCCTGATTTGTTCGGCGACGGCAGTTCGATCACCGCGATCATCGTATCGCTGATCGGCATCTGGGCGTTCCACTTCATGATCCTGCGCGGGGTGGAGCAGGCGACCTTCATCAACAGCGTCGTCACCGTCGCCAAGATCGTGCCGCTGATCGTCGCGATCCTGGCGTTCATCTTCTTCTTCAACTATTCGAAGTTCGCGGAGAACTTCTTCGGCGGCGTCGGCATGCCGGAAAAGACGCTGCTGGCGCAGGTGCGCGACACCATGCTGATCACGGTGTTCGTGTTCCTCGGCATCGAGGGCGCGAGCGTCTATTCGCGCTTTGCCAAGAAGCGTTCCGATGTCGGCAAGGCGACGATACTCGGCTTCGTCGGCGTCACCGGCCTGATGGTGGCGGTGACGCTGCTGCCCTATGCCACGGCGCCCCGGGCCGCGATCTCCGGCGTGCAGAACCCCTCGCTGGCCGGCGCCCTCGAACTCGTGGTCGGGCACTGGGGAGCGGTGCTCATCTCCATCGGCGTGCTGGTCTCGGTGCTCGGCGCGTATCTCGCCTGGTCGCTGATCTGCGCCGAGGTGCTGTTCGCCGCCGCCAAGTCGAATGACATGCCGAAGCTGTTCGCGGCGCAGAACGGCAATCGGGTGCCCGCCAACGCGCTGTGGCTGACCAACATCGTCGTTTCGCTGTTCGTGATCTCGACCTATTGGTCGCGCGACGCCTTCAATTTCATGCTGGACATGACCAGCGTGACGGCGCTGCTGCCCTACCTTCTCGTCGCCGGCTACGGCATCCTGCTTGCCCGCAGCGGCGTGGGATACGAGACGACGCCGGAGCAGCGCGGCCGCGACCAGATCTTCGCCTGGATCGCCGCGATCTACACCGTGTTCATGTTTATCGCTGCCGGGCCGAAATATGTGCTGCTGGTGGCGGTGCTCTTCGTGCCGGGGACCATCCTGTATTTCTGGGCCCGACGCGAGCAGAACGCCCGCATCTTCACGCCGGCCGAGGTCATCGTCTTCGCCGTCACGCTCATAGCGGGTGGCGTGGGCGCTTATGGCCTGCTGAC